A window from Kovacikia minuta CCNUW1 encodes these proteins:
- a CDS encoding tyrosine-type recombinase/integrase → MPKVNGKGQAAILSNDQIDQVIKLCREPYNLAVAIAAYTGCRMGEAIQLRAENLDLAAGIITLTHTKTGRTREVVMHPELVVILADAELPTCGYLFPSPRTSGHITRQAVDKELREVCEALEIRGVGTHSFRRSLATNLHGKGIPLKTIASITGHESLNELSRYLDVTPEQQKAAILAR, encoded by the coding sequence ATGCCTAAAGTAAACGGTAAAGGTCAAGCGGCAATTTTGAGCAACGATCAAATCGATCAGGTTATCAAACTCTGTAGAGAACCCTATAACCTGGCTGTTGCGATCGCTGCTTACACAGGTTGTCGAATGGGTGAAGCGATTCAACTAAGGGCAGAAAACTTAGACCTGGCAGCAGGCATTATCACTCTGACTCACACTAAGACCGGACGCACAAGGGAAGTAGTGATGCATCCTGAATTAGTGGTGATACTGGCTGATGCTGAATTACCCACATGTGGGTATCTGTTCCCATCACCTAGAACATCAGGACATATCACCAGACAAGCAGTAGACAAGGAACTGAGAGAGGTTTGCGAGGCTCTAGAAATTAGAGGGGTAGGAACCCATAGCTTTAGGCGATCGCTGGCAACTAATCTACACGGCAAAGGTATCCCATTGAAAACGATCGCCAGCATTACCGGACATGAAAGCCTTAATGAGCTTTCACGGTATCTGGACGTTACACCAGAGCAACAAAAAGCAGCTATTCTGGCTCGATGA